A single region of the Neomonachus schauinslandi chromosome 3, ASM220157v2, whole genome shotgun sequence genome encodes:
- the LOC110570908 gene encoding olfactory receptor 12-like yields MPPHRNGNLSMVYFQDFVLEGFEGGLGTQALLFAVFLALYMMTVLGNLTMIMVITLDAHLHSPMYFFLKNLSFLDLCYSSVITPNALVNFFSPSKVITFAGCATQLFFFSLLVTTEGFLLGVMAYDRFMAICSPLRYPITMCHSACTRLVLGTYCGGCLNSVVQTSFTFRLPFCNSNHINHFFCDVPPLLQLACGNTAINELLLFGICGIIIVGVTFVVLISYGYITVTILRMRSGAGRRKVFSTCGSHMAAVTLFVGTVFVMYAQPGAIESMEQGKVVSVFYTLVIPMLNPLIYSLRNKDVKEALWRLGQKYTAM; encoded by the coding sequence ATGCCACCCCACAGAAATGGAAACCTCTCCATGGTCTACTTTCAAGATTTTGTGCTGGAGGGATTTGAGGGTGGCCTGGGGACCCAGGCCCTGCTCTTTGCTGTGTTCCTGGCCCTGTACATGATGACTGTGTTGGGGAACCTCACCATGATCATGGTTATCACCCTGGATGCCCACCTGCACTCCCCAATGTACTTCTTCCTCAAGAACCTCTCCTTCCTGGATTTGTGCTACTCATCTGTCATCACCCCCAATGCCCTGGTCAACTTCTTTTCCCCATCCAAGGTCATCACCTTTGCAGGCTGTGCCACCCagctattctttttctctctactgGTCACCACTGAAGGCTTCCTCCTGGGTGTCATGGCCTATGATCGCTTCATGGCCATCTGCAGCCCCTTGCGCTACCCCATCACTATGTGCCATTCTGCCTGCACTCGCCTGGTTCTGGGCACCTACTGTGGAGGCTGCCTCAACTCTGTTGTGCAGACCAGCTTCACATTCCGCCTCCCATTCTGCAACTCCAATCATATCAACCACTTCTTCTGTGATGTTCCGCCCCTGCTTCAGCTTGCCTGTGGCAACACAGCCATCAATGAACTTCTCTTGTTTGGTATCTGTGGGATCATCATTGTAGGTGTGACATTTGTGGTCCTCATCTCCTATGGCTACATCACAGTGACCATCCTGAGGATGCGCTCAGGAGCTGGGAGACGCAAGGTCTTCTCCACCTGTGGCTCCCACATGGCTGCAGTGACTCTCTTTGTTGGGACTGTCTTTGTCATGTATGCCCAGCCAGGAGCAATTGAATCCATGGAGCAGGGCAAGGTGGTCTCTGTCTTCTACACGCTGGTCATCCCAATGCTCAATCCCCTCATCTACAGTTTGCGAAACAAGGATGTGAAGGAGGCCCTGTGGAGGCTGGGCCAGAAATACACAGCCATGTGA